The Henckelia pumila isolate YLH828 chromosome 2, ASM3356847v2, whole genome shotgun sequence genome includes a window with the following:
- the LOC140877971 gene encoding uncharacterized protein, giving the protein MSCFRIPKSICNEIEKECSNFWWGIDEGKKRMHWKTWKSLCKPKCMGGLGFRQLETFNKALLAKQIWRIIKDPDSLVARVLKARYFRHQDVMEAGLGSNPSYLWHSLLWSSPLLEKEVCWHVGDGAKIDISKDRWIPKIRGRVNMIQEHDLHSKVKDLMVNGGWNTQLVQQLFPPYLEKEILALPTFSDQQQDFRFWPLDPKGRYSVREGYKSQEDSTSHALFLYPFIKQNRKNSCFWVLLKQLKKNAFEVFVMRTWATWNEILRLIHKNDSGTKGILSDWGEKLLQEFQSARTALDVGFEKSNCSSPETWAAPSENNLQMNVDASYNENTSSFAIGGVIRNHEGQPVLAFGRQIDNPQSVLFAELLAIQEGFKVAQTHNFQVNHFTSDSLLAVQAVTTLEEDISYAGSIATEIRCLLDSRSNTHLTHIRRSANVVAHSIAAFFISSSSNFVWKIGDFPVWLIHLVTKDLLLLQ; this is encoded by the exons ATGTCTTGTTTCCGCATTCCTAAGTCGATTTGTAATGAGATAGAAAAGGAATGTTCTAACTTTTGGTGGGGTATTGACGAGGGTAAGAAAAGAATGCATTGGAAAACATGGAAATCTCTGTGTAAGCCCAAGTGTATGGGAGGATTGGGTTTTCGCCAATTGGAGACTTTTAACAAGGCTTTACTGGCCAAACAAATATGGCGAATTATAAAAGATCCGGACTCGCTGGTTGCACGTGTTCTCAAAGCAAGATATTTTCGTCACCAAGATGTTATGGAAGCTGGCCTTGGTAGTAACCCTTCTTACCTTTGGCATTCCTTGCTATGGAGTAGTCCCTTGCTGGAAAAGGAAGTTTGTTGGCATGTGGGAGATGGAGCCAAGATTGATATCTCAAAAGATAGATGGATTCCAAAAATAAGGGGCCGAGTTAATATGATCCAAGAGCATGATTTACACTCAAAAGTAAAGGACCTCATGGTAAATGGGGGTTGGAATACACAGCTGGTGCAGCAGTTATTTCCACCTTACCTGGAAAAAGAAATATTGGCTCTCCCAACTTTCTCAGATCAACAACAGGATTTCCGATTCTGGCCTCTCGACCCTAAAGGTAGATATTCAGTCCGTGAGGGATATAA GTCGCAGGAGGACTCCACTTCTCATGCTTTGTTTCTGTATCCTTTCATAAAACAAAACCGGAAAAATTCATGTTTCTGGGTGTTGTTAAAGCAG CTTAAAAAGAATGCTTTTGAGGTGTTTGTAATGAGGACTTGGGCCACTTGGAATGAGATATTAAGATTGATCCATAAGAACGATAGTGGTACAAAAGGGATTTTGTCTGATTGGGGAGAGAAATTGCTTCAAGAATTTCAAAGTGCACGCACGGCCCTGGATGTTGGATTTGAGAAATCTAATTGCAGCTCACCTGAGACATGGGCTGCCCCATCTGAGAATAATCTTCAAATGAATGTAGATGCTTCCTACAATGAGAATACTAGCTCTTTTGCAATTGGTGGGGTCATTCGTAATCATGAAGGACAACCTGTATTGGCTTTTGGTCGTCAAATTGATAATCCTCAATCTGTGTTATTTGCTGAACTCTTAGCAATTCAAGAAGGTTTTAAGGTTGCTCAGACTCACAACTTTCAGGTTAACCATTTCACTTCAGATTCTCTTCTGGCGGTGCAAGCAGTCACTACGCTAGAAGAGGATATCAGTTATGCAGGATCCATTGCTACTGAAATTAGATGTCTTCTGGATTCTCGAAGTAACACACACCTTACTCATATTCGGCGATCGGCAAATGTTGTAGCTCACTCGATTGCTGCCTTTTTTATTTCTTCCTCTTCCAATTTTGTGTGGAAGATTGGAGACTTCCCTGTCTGGTTAATTCATCTTGTAACTAAAGACCTATTATTATTGCAATAA
- the LOC140877972 gene encoding disease resistance protein At4g27190-like has product MENREKGRLEYVKEIVKDIVTDVLLPPVKRHLDYFFCFHDNIRDLEGEVRCLERERRDMDQKIQEGRFRAESANPEVENWSNEADQRLEEARRILRRGHELKPWNIILWYLAGKSAKVTAQAICGVEGVGKTTMVQIIEDRVRKEGLFDEVVVVVVGPRIDMLKIHKEMAEILGLRLREESLVGRAHKIRTRLLDERRKLVIFDNVWESFELKDIGVPFRGCKIILTSRSRDVSEEMDAHKVVQIEALDEEEAWRLLSAKYGGECVDNSELRPIAEAVAAECRGLPLALVATGKALKNRSIHAWEYWLLQRRRANALGE; this is encoded by the exons ATGGAAAACCGCGAGAAAGGCAGGCTTGAATATGTGAAAGAAATTGTGAAAGACATAGTCACTGATGTCCTGTTGCCTCCTGTCAAGCGCCATCTTGATTATTTCTTTTGCTTCCACGACAACATTCGGGACCTCGAGGGCGAAGTTCGTTGTTTGGAAAGAGAGAGGCGTGATATGGATCAAAAGATCCAAGAGGGTCGGTTTCGTGCCGAAAGTGCTAACCCTGAGGTCGAAAATTGGTCGAATGAAGCCGATCAGAGGCTGGAGGAGGCGAGGAGGATTTTGCGAAGAGGCCATGAGCTTAAGCCTTGGAATATAATCCTGTGGTACTTGGCGGGAAAGAGTGCCAAAGTCACAGCACAAG CGATTTGTGGCGTAGAAGGCGTTGGAAAGACGACTATGGTGCAAATAATCGAAGATAGGGTGAGAAAAGAGGGATTGTTTGACGAGGTTGTGGTGGTGGTTGTTGGTCCACGGATTGACATGCTTAAAATTCATAAGGAAATGGCTGAAATATTAGGTTTGAGATTGAGAGAGGAATCTTTGGTGGGTAGAGCACATAAAATACGCACCAGGCTGCTGGATGAAAGGAGAAAACTCGTCATATTCGACAATGTTTGGGAAAGCTTCGAGCTTAAGGATATAGGAGTTCCTTTCAGAGGATGCAAGATTATTTTGACATCTCGGTCTAGAGATGTAAGTGAAGAGATGGATGCACATAAAGTTGTTCAAATAGAAGCCTTAGATGAAGAAGAAGCCTGGAGACTTTTAAGTGCAAAATATGGTGGCGAATGTGTGGATAATTCAGAGTTGCGCCCCATAGCAGAAGCCGTCGCAGCAGAATGTAGAGGTTTGCCGCTTGCACTTGTGGCTACTGGCAAAGCTCTGAAAAACAGAAGCATACACGCCTGGGAATATTGGCTTTTACAGCGGAGAAGAGCCAATGCACTTGGCGAGTGA